Proteins encoded together in one Solanum lycopersicum chromosome 7, SLM_r2.1 window:
- the LOC101267913 gene encoding serine/threonine-protein phosphatase 7 long form homolog, translating to MISPIDDDEEKVKPIFRVAHFLEPTLPSSQKPPFLPSRPKIQELMTKSCLSSLNVKFRGGVMYMNGWCKWVDELKPLYEKTWEKAGIFEAITASTFKVHFQSDLILALGEKWCLETNTFILPWGESTVTLEDLLVLGGFSVLGQCVLKPVEMEERVGEVYKVFREKKVNLYHHAWMEYFKGKGGNDHLEHVAFLTLWLSRFVLPKNSFQNVDKGVIPIAFHLSQGTPIALAPAVLATIYRDLNLLKQFIIVSSSKHTEHSSGLKCIEDESELILRAPLQFVQQWAWERFIPLQPKPSDVFCGVLTLLL from the coding sequence ATGATTTCACccattgatgatgatgaagaaaaagtaaaacCCATTTTCAGAGTTGCCCATTTTCTTGAACCAACCTTACCCTCTTCCCAAAAACCCCCATTTCTCCCTTCAAGGCCCAAAATTCAAGAATTGATGACAAAATCTTGTCTTTCTTCACTAAATGTGAAGTTTAGAGGTGGGGTTATGTATATGAATGGATGGTGTAAATGGGTTGATGAGTTGAAGCctttatatgaaaaaacatgGGAAAAAGCTGGAATCTTTGAAGCTATTACAGCTTCAACATTCAAGGTTCATTTTCAGAGTGATTTGATTCTTGCTCTTGGTGAAAAATGGTGTTTGGAGACAAACACATTTATTTTACCATGGGGTGAATCAACTGTTACTTTGGAGGATTTGTTAGTTTTAGGTGGTTTCTCTGTTTTAGGTCAATGTGTGTTGAAACCTGTTGAAATGGAAGAAAGAGTTGGGGAGGTTTATAAAGTTTTTAGAGAAAAGAAAGTGAATCTTTATCATCATGCCTGGATGGAGTATTTTAAAGGGAAAGGTGGTAATGACCATTTAGAGCATGTTGCATTTTTGACCCTTTGGTTGTCTAGGTTTGTTCTTCCTAAAAATAGTTTTCAAAATGTGGATAAAGGTGTTATCCCTATTGCATTTCATCTTTCTCAAGGTACTCCAATAGCACTTGCCCCTGCTGTTCTTGCTACCATTTATCGGGATTTGAACTTGCTTAAACAGTTCATTATTGTATCTTCGTCGAAGCATACAGAACATAGTAGTGGTTTAAAGTGTATAGAGGATGAGTCGGAGCTTATCCTCCGTGCTCCTCTTCAATTTGTTCAGCAATGGGCATGGGAGAGATTTATCCCTTTGCAGCCTAAGCCTAGTGATGTTTTCTGTGGCGTCCTTACGCTATTGCTGTGA
- the LOC138337565 gene encoding serine/threonine-protein phosphatase 7 long form homolog has protein sequence MEDPTIIERVELLVSPIGGIPQRRVAHFLDPIASSIEEPNLKPHSIHFPFDQSEWPLKVTFHGCNGWRDQQKKWKEWVETMESIHRPVWIAAGIYGALKGSTYRVHTNENLIFGLVERWSCETNSFIFPWGEATVSLEDMMVLGGFSVLGDCVKSPLQSPELVEIEEHLENARRRLIGSKTNNQSRWLNYFMNSGKDYEHEAFLSLWLSRFVFPCKIGAPVFSLAVNLARGMRLALAPAVLASIYRDLGSLRKAMIETGGRNRDINEIHKLNLWSPLFFVQVWAWERMVSLQPECPRNYNIVSGVRIGRWHNAKQTGETNLRTTIDASGEIFCGGHTPWLWKVGQFFPSFTRKMKSGQ, from the coding sequence aTGGAAGATCCAACTATCATTGAAAGGGTAGAGTTGTTGGTTTCACCAATTGGTGGAATTCCACAACGAAGAGTTGCCCATTTTTTAGATCCGATTGCTAGTTCAATTGAAGAACCAAATTTGAAACCTCATTCAATCCACTTTCCATTTGATCAATCTGAGTGGCCATTGAAAGTCACGTTTCATGGTTGCAATGGATGGAGGGATCAACAGAAGAAATGGAAAGAATGGGTTGAAACGATGGAGTCTATCCATCGCCCTGTATGGATAGCTGCAGGAATTTATGGAGCGCTAAAAGGTTCCACTTACAGAGTCCATACCAACgaaaatttaatatttgggttGGTAGAGAGGTGGTCTTGTGAGACTAACAGTTTTATTTTTCCGTGGGGTGAAGCTACTGTTAGTCTTGAAGACATGATGGTTTTGGGAGGGTTTTCTGTTTTGGGTGACTGTGTTAAGTCCCCCCTTCAATCCCCTGAGTTGGTAGAGATTGAAGAGCATCTTGAGAATGCAAGAAGAAGACTTATCGGATCAAAGACAAATAATCAGAGTAGGTGGTTAAATTACTTCATGAATAGTGGTAAGGACTACGAACACGAagcttttctttctctttggtTATCAAGATTTGTGTTTCCCTGTAAAATAGGTGCTCCTGTTTTCTCGTTAGCTGTTAATCTGGCTAGAGGTATGCGACTAGCGCTTGCTCCTGCTGTTCTTGCTAGTATATATAGGGACTTGGGCTCGTTGAGAAAGGCTATGATAGAGACAGGCGGAAGAAATAGAGACATAAATGAGATTCATAAACTTAATCTTTGGTCGCCATTGTTCTTTGTTCAAGTCTGGGCTTGGGAGAGGATGGTATCTTTGCAGCCAGAGTGCCCTCGGAATTACAATATAGTTAGTGGGGTGAGAATAGGCCGATGGCACAATGCGAAACAAACGGGTGAAACAAATTTGAGGACTACTATTGATGCATCTGGGGAGATTTTCTGTGGAGGCCATACGCCTTGGCTGTGGAAGGTTGGTCAATTCTTCCCAAGTTTTACAAGGAAAATGAAGAGTGGACAATAG
- the LOC101267329 gene encoding probable protein phosphatase 2C 55 — protein MTLTMKMAAGSFYIPRSDKAPLGEDAHFICGEEETIGVADGVGSWARKGIDPGEYSRQLVRNAELSIQKQKDQRNKIDPMEVLNEAYLNTKCQGSSTACILTLSCDTIHAANVGDSRFVVIRDGVIVYKSEIQQRGFNYPFQLGNGVELDDPSVAQEINATVRIGDVIVMATDGLFDNVRNHELEKLVHDGVGDLHKLETFSKMLAQKIAEYALQKSESKTVYTPYAEECSKAQIYRPGGKRDDITVIVAQILPR, from the exons ATGACTCTCAC GATGAAGATGGCGGCTGGCTCGTTTTACATACCACGATCTGACAAAGCGCCTCTTGGGGAAGATGCACATTTTATTTGCGGAGAGGAAGAAACCATAGGTGTAGCAGATGGCGTCGGTAGTTGGGCAAGAAAGGGTATCGATCCTGGAGAGTATTCGAGACAGTTGGTTAGAAATGCTGAGCTATCGATACAGAAGCAGAAAGATCAAAGGAACAAAATTGACCCAATGGAAGTTCTCAACGAAGCTTATTTGAACACAAAATGTCAAGGTTCGTCAACAGCTTGTATTTTGACTTTATCGTGTGATACTATACACGCGGCCAATGTTGGAGATAGCAGGTTTGTTGTTATAAGAGACGGGGTCATAGTTTACAAATCGGAAATtcagcaaagagggttcaaTTATCCCTTTCAGTTAGGGAATGGTGTTGAATTAGATGATCCAAGTGTGGCACAAGAAATTAATGCTACAGTAAGAATAGGGGATGTGATAGTGATGGCTACAGATGGACTGTTCGATAATGTTCGCAACCATGAGTTGGAGAAATTAGTACACGACGGGGTAGGGGATTTGCACAAACTGGAAACGTTTTCGAAGATGTTAGCACAGAAGATTGCAGAATATGCCCTGCAGAAATCAGAAAGTAAAACTGTATATACACCTTATGCTGAAGAGTGCTCCAAAGCTCAGATATATCGTCCTGGTGGCAAGCGTGATGACATTACAGTGATAGTTGCGCAGATTTTGCCCCGATAG
- the LOC104648552 gene encoding uncharacterized protein has translation MVDCSEVEIMEEMEEVMVSSIDEEVKPIFRVAHFLKPTTKELPFLPSRLKISCSSPKVQFKGGSSYMKGWSKWVNKLKPLHQEIWKKAGVFEATITLEDMVVLGGFSVLGHSVLKPVKTKDAVDIEKALTEVHKDIRVRKTNVRHRAWMEHFAGRGDHLEHVAFLTLWLSRYVLPARSFLKVDRALFSIAIYLSQGIPIALAPAVLASIYRDMSLLKQFIVSSAKNHSPSDSRCIEDELNPNLRAPFQFIQLWAWERFTNLQPKPSSIIYTGEPRVARWHKAKKLNHVDHRSGIDSAAECFLWRPYAIDIVKNWDISRFYKERDEYVVVGPNIGREIMTFARLVRASELVGMDCVEQYNPHRVSMQFGFDQDVPDCVNHASDYIPKIAWTNYNRPIKDVKLYIPSRFIESDVSRRYLEWWKNQNVVPEVAIQHEKMNASVCCGFLQKCDMIVIESSSSDDDNIPISVSLRKRKLMKKEVVVPGNNQKLFLSMQSQSSSASNDGTARAREILVESKPISDKFEASNGKSDEDGDGPYVVKEMVPLESKNNNDKGGCKLNLTDGIALASDGPNAGLLSTNSAKTLQMSEASVVTQKVIATCTKITEGNMAMGNINNHEKGSGSNDMIDIVKLERRIRNLENINAGKVPIFRTK, from the exons atGGTGGATTGTTCAGAAGTTGAAATCATGGAGGAAATGGAGGAGGTTATGGTTTCATCTATTGATGAAGAAGTGAAACCCATATTTAGAGTTGCTCATTTTCTTAAACCAACAACCAAAGAACTCCCTTTTCTCCCTTCAAGACTCAAAATTTCTTGTTCATCACCAAAAGTTCAGTTTAAGGGTGGTTCTTCATATATGAAGGGATGGTCTAAATGGGTTAATAAGTTAAAGCCTTTACACCAAGAGATATGGAAGAAAGCTGGAGTCTTTGAAG CTACTATTACATTGGAGGATATGGTGGTATTAGGTGGTTTCTCTGTTTTAGGACACTCTGTGTTGAAACCTGTTAAGACCAAAGATGCTGTTGACATTGAAAAAGCTCTTACTGAGGTTCATAAAGATATTAGAGTGCGTAAAACGAATGTTCGTCACCGTGCCTGGATGGAGCATTTTGCAGGAAGAGGTGATCATTTGGAGCATGTTGCATTTTTAACCCTTTGGTTGTCAAGGTATGTGCTTCCTGCTAGAAGCTTTCTGAAAGTGGACAGAGCTCTTTTCTCTATTGCAATTTATCTTTCTCAAGGAATTCCAATAGCACTTGCCCCTGCTGTTTTAGCTAGTATTTATAGGGATATGAGTTTGCTTAAACAGTTTATTGTATCTTCAGCTAAGAACCATTCGCCGAGTGATTCTAGATGTATAGAAGATGAGTTGAATCCGAACCTTCGGGCTCCTTTTCAGTTTATTCAGCTATGGGCTTGGGAGAGATTTACGAATTTGCAGCCTAAGCCTAGTAGTATCATTTACACTGGGGAGCCAAGAGTAGCTAGATGGCATAAGGCGAAAAAACTAAATCATGTGGATCATAGAAGTGGAATAGATTCCGCTGCTGAATGTTTTCTGTGGCGTCCTTATGCCATTGATATTGTGAAGAATTGGGACATCAGCAGATTTTACAAGGAGAGGGATGAATATGTGGTGGTTGGACCAAATATTGGAAGAGAAATCATGACTTTTGCTCGACTTGTTCGAGCTTCTGAACTAGTTGGAATGGATTGTGTTGAACAATATAATCCACATAGAGTATCAATGCAATTTGGATTTGATCAAGATGTGCCTGATTGTGTGAATCATGCTAGTGATTATATCCCGAAAATTGCTTGGACTAATTATAACAGACCAATTAAAGATGTCAAGCTCTATATACCTTCTAGGTTCATCGAGTCAGATGTCAGCAGACGATACTTGGAATGGTGGAAGAACCAAAATGTTGTACCTGAGGTTGCAATTCAGCACGAAAAGATGAATGCCTCTGTGTGTTGTGGTTTTTTGCAGAAATGTGATATGATAGTTAtagaatcatcatcatcagatGATGACAATATTCCAATTTCTGTATCTTTACGCAAGAGGAAACTCATGAAGAAAGAAGTTGTTGTACCTGGTAATAATCAGAAACTCTTCCTTAGCATGCAAAGCCAATCTTCTTCAGCTTCAAATGATGGGACTGCCAGAGCAAGGGAGATTCTGGTGGAATCGAAACCAATAAGCGATAAATTTGAGGCTTCAAATGGAAAGTCGGATGAAGATGGAGATGGGCCATATGTAGTTAAGGAAATGGTGCCACTAGAGAGCAAGAATAACAATGACAAAGGTGGCTGCAAGCTCAACTTGACTGATGGTATTGCACTTGCAAGTGACGGTCCAAATGCAGGACTTTTGAGTACTAATTCAGCTAAAACCTTACAAATGAGCGAAGCTTCAGTGGTAACACAGAAGGTAATAGCAACGTGTACCAAAATAACTGAAGGCAATATGGCCATGGGAAACATTAATAACCATGAGAAAGGGAGTGGTTCAAATGATATGATCGATATTGTGAAACTTGAGAGGAGGATTAGAAACCTTGAAAACATCAATGCTGGAAAGGTTCCAATATTCAGGACAAAGTGA